From Streptomyces cyaneogriseus subsp. noncyanogenus, the proteins below share one genomic window:
- a CDS encoding MFS transporter, with the protein MSGTTTAAASRRPAGAGANRWLVLVVLCVSLLLVAVDATVLHVAVPAVTEDLRPGGIALLWIVDVYPLVCASLLILFGTLGDRVGRRRILLLGYGLFGVASALAAFAGSAEVLIVARALLGVGGAMIMPATLSILRQVFPDRRERAMAIGVWSAVAAVGAAVGPLLGGFLLEHFWWGSVFLVNIPLMLVSLPVGRLLLPESKGDGTGPWDVAGALMAAAGLFAAVLGVKRLGGGEPVADASTVVPLVAGAALLAWFVRRQRRRAHPLVDLGMFRRPAFSTSVGCIVLAMLALVGLELIAAQYLQLVLGLSPLQTGLRLLPLTFAAMAAGLAGARMLRRFGPRRMVCSGFCLTAGAVVLLTAMGRTDNCALLLTGFVVLGFGLETTLFGAYESMLSEAPPDQAGGAAAIGETSYQLGAGIGIALLGTVMNAAYAPGLAHVPGVPAQASSAAGHSLGEAYQIAAQLGGPAGAALRSAAAGAFVHGLHVTLLVSAGLLLVGAVMALRLPRVMQCEAAPVPAPRDAAVESRVSV; encoded by the coding sequence ATGTCCGGGACGACCACGGCCGCCGCGAGCCGTCGGCCGGCCGGGGCCGGTGCCAACCGCTGGCTGGTCCTCGTCGTCCTCTGCGTCAGCCTGCTGCTCGTCGCCGTCGACGCCACCGTGCTGCACGTCGCGGTGCCCGCCGTCACCGAGGACCTCAGGCCGGGCGGGATCGCCCTGCTGTGGATCGTCGACGTCTATCCGCTCGTCTGCGCCTCGCTGCTGATCCTGTTCGGCACGCTCGGCGACCGCGTCGGCCGCAGACGGATCCTCCTCCTGGGCTACGGCCTCTTCGGCGTCGCCTCCGCCCTGGCGGCCTTCGCCGGCAGCGCCGAGGTGCTGATCGTGGCCCGGGCGCTGCTCGGCGTCGGCGGCGCGATGATCATGCCCGCGACGCTGTCGATCCTGCGGCAGGTCTTCCCCGACCGCCGGGAGCGGGCGATGGCGATCGGCGTCTGGAGCGCGGTCGCCGCCGTGGGCGCGGCGGTCGGGCCGCTGCTCGGCGGCTTCCTGCTGGAGCACTTCTGGTGGGGTTCGGTCTTCCTCGTCAACATTCCGCTGATGCTGGTCAGCCTCCCGGTGGGGCGCCTGCTGCTGCCCGAGTCCAAGGGCGACGGCACCGGTCCGTGGGACGTGGCCGGGGCGCTGATGGCGGCGGCCGGGCTGTTCGCCGCGGTCCTGGGCGTCAAGCGGCTCGGCGGCGGCGAGCCGGTGGCCGACGCGTCCACCGTGGTGCCGCTGGTGGCGGGCGCGGCCTTGCTGGCCTGGTTCGTACGGCGCCAGCGGCGCCGGGCGCATCCGCTGGTGGACCTCGGCATGTTCCGCCGGCCGGCGTTCAGCACCTCCGTGGGCTGCATCGTGCTGGCGATGCTGGCGCTGGTGGGCCTGGAGCTGATCGCGGCGCAGTATCTCCAGCTCGTGCTCGGGCTCTCGCCGCTCCAGACGGGGCTGCGGCTGCTGCCGCTGACGTTCGCGGCGATGGCGGCGGGCCTGGCGGGCGCGCGGATGCTGCGCCGGTTCGGGCCGCGCCGGATGGTCTGCTCCGGGTTCTGCCTGACGGCCGGCGCGGTGGTCCTGCTGACGGCGATGGGCCGGACGGACAACTGCGCGCTGCTGCTGACCGGGTTCGTGGTGCTCGGCTTCGGGCTGGAGACGACCCTGTTCGGGGCGTACGAGTCGATGCTGAGCGAGGCGCCGCCGGACCAGGCCGGCGGGGCCGCGGCGATCGGCGAGACCTCCTACCAGCTGGGCGCCGGCATCGGCATCGCGCTGCTGGGCACCGTCATGAACGCGGCGTACGCGCCCGGGCTGGCACATGTGCCGGGCGTCCCCGCCCAGGCGTCCTCGGCGGCCGGGCACTCGCTGGGGGAGGCGTACCAGATCGCCGCGCAGCTCGGCGGGCCCGCGGGCGCCGCCCTGCGCAGCGCGGCCGCGGGCGCCTTCGTGCACGGGCTGCATGTGACGCTGCTGGTGAGCGCGGGGCTGCTGCTGGTGGGGGCGGTGATGGCGTTGCGGTTGCCGCGGGTGATGCAGTGCGAGGCCGCCCCGGTGCCCGCGCCGAGGGACGCCGCCGTGGAGTCACGCGTCTCGGTGTGA
- a CDS encoding membrane protein: protein MTDLETRATPARSGALRRAAPALLGYAAVRALGLIALALWSAARGENPYRLLTARWDSLWYARVAGQGYGYEVRLPNGDVHSDLAFFPLLPWLERLGAAVSPLSYADAGFAVSLAASLAAAWGIFAVADHVYGRRAGVCAVLLWAVLPVGIVQSMAYSESLFTALAAWSLYAVLTGRWVTAGVLALLAGLTRPVGLAVAAAVWAAGAAASGRVRKAAGEGGVPVARRALGMALAPLGAAGYVLWVGHRTGKGPLGYLDVQAGWRNGFDGGWAFARFVAARLTSFPSALAGLALVAGVVLLAWLYLVCVRQRQPLPLLVYAGIVTVLALGAASYFGSKPRLLLPAFPLLLPLARALAGLRPPRPALVTAGLAVASALYGAFWLNGSGPP from the coding sequence GTGACCGACCTCGAGACGCGCGCGACTCCGGCCCGGTCCGGGGCCCTGCGCCGGGCCGCTCCGGCGCTCCTCGGATACGCGGCCGTACGCGCCCTGGGCCTGATCGCCCTGGCCCTGTGGAGCGCCGCGCGCGGCGAGAACCCGTACAGGCTGCTGACGGCCCGCTGGGACTCCCTGTGGTACGCGCGGGTCGCCGGGCAGGGGTACGGCTACGAGGTGCGCCTGCCGAACGGCGACGTCCACTCCGACCTCGCCTTCTTCCCGCTGCTGCCGTGGCTGGAGCGGCTGGGGGCGGCGGTGTCGCCGCTGTCGTACGCCGACGCGGGGTTCGCGGTGAGCCTGGCGGCCTCGCTCGCCGCGGCCTGGGGGATCTTCGCGGTGGCCGACCATGTGTACGGCCGCCGCGCGGGGGTGTGCGCGGTGCTGCTGTGGGCGGTGCTGCCGGTCGGGATCGTGCAGTCGATGGCGTACAGCGAGTCGCTGTTCACCGCGCTGGCCGCCTGGTCGCTGTACGCGGTGCTCACCGGCCGCTGGGTGACGGCCGGGGTCCTGGCGCTCCTGGCCGGGCTGACCCGCCCGGTGGGGCTCGCCGTGGCGGCGGCGGTGTGGGCGGCCGGCGCCGCGGCATCCGGGCGGGTCCGGAAGGCGGCCGGTGAAGGCGGCGTTCCCGTCGCGCGACGCGCCCTCGGCATGGCGCTCGCGCCCCTCGGTGCCGCCGGGTACGTGCTGTGGGTCGGCCACCGCACCGGCAAGGGTCCGCTCGGCTATCTGGACGTGCAGGCCGGGTGGCGCAACGGGTTCGACGGCGGATGGGCCTTCGCCCGGTTCGTCGCCGCCCGGCTCACCTCGTTCCCGTCGGCCCTGGCGGGCCTGGCGCTCGTCGCCGGTGTCGTCCTGCTGGCCTGGCTGTACCTCGTCTGCGTCCGGCAGCGGCAGCCGCTGCCGCTGCTGGTGTACGCGGGGATCGTGACCGTGCTCGCCCTGGGCGCGGCGAGCTACTTCGGCTCCAAGCCGCGCCTGCTGCTGCCCGCCTTCCCGCTGCTGCTGCCGCTCGCCCGGGCCCTTGCCGGGCTGCGGCCCCCCAGACCGGCGCTGGTGACGGCCGGGCTCGCGGTGGCCTCGGCGCTGTACGGCGCCTTCTGGCTGAACGGCTCAGGGCCGCCCTGA
- a CDS encoding phosphatase PAP2 family protein has protein sequence MRTERNLTRLDRVFARLDREPERPAHLDVPKMSRHRIALFASTLAFYVAIVWAVLITSWLVRLDWQVMFFRPYQQWPEIHAFVDYYVVLGQRGPTAVMVAAWLGWRSWRQHTLRPLLALGVSLLLLNVTVGAAKYGMGRLGPHYATEIGSNEMWLGGDIFPSGHTANAVVTWGILAYMASTPRARRWLSALSAVTALGVGMSTVYLGTHWLSDVLLGWAAGLLILLALPWFEPLITRSEAVLLGLRDRVREGRGRTEPAPAPAQQPAATPVVLLPPVGGRKDAPVCEPVSSSRPRTPAYLAPGPHTTRGERTPVAPAGSRRPPHSDRVLRGTAGSGSNSAARP, from the coding sequence GTGCGTACCGAACGGAACCTCACCCGGCTGGACCGGGTGTTCGCGAGGCTGGACCGTGAGCCGGAACGGCCGGCCCACCTCGATGTGCCGAAGATGAGCCGGCACAGGATCGCGCTGTTCGCCTCCACCCTGGCCTTCTATGTCGCGATCGTGTGGGCCGTACTCATCACCTCGTGGCTGGTCCGGCTCGACTGGCAGGTCATGTTCTTCCGGCCGTACCAGCAGTGGCCGGAGATCCACGCGTTCGTCGACTACTACGTGGTGCTCGGCCAGCGAGGCCCCACCGCCGTGATGGTCGCCGCCTGGCTGGGCTGGCGCTCCTGGCGGCAGCACACCCTGCGCCCGCTCCTCGCCCTGGGCGTCTCCCTGCTGCTGCTGAACGTCACCGTCGGCGCCGCCAAGTACGGCATGGGCCGCCTGGGGCCGCACTACGCGACCGAGATCGGCTCGAACGAGATGTGGCTGGGCGGCGATATATTTCCGAGCGGTCACACCGCCAACGCCGTGGTGACCTGGGGCATCCTGGCCTACATGGCCTCGACGCCGCGGGCTCGCCGCTGGCTGTCCGCCCTGTCCGCCGTCACCGCGCTCGGTGTCGGGATGTCCACCGTCTACCTCGGTACGCACTGGCTGAGCGACGTGCTCCTCGGCTGGGCGGCGGGGCTGCTGATCCTGCTGGCCCTGCCCTGGTTCGAGCCGCTGATCACCCGCTCCGAGGCCGTGCTCCTCGGCCTGCGCGACCGTGTCCGCGAGGGCCGCGGCCGCACCGAGCCCGCCCCCGCGCCCGCGCAGCAGCCGGCCGCGACGCCCGTGGTGCTCCTGCCGCCCGTCGGCGGCCGCAAGGACGCCCCGGTGTGCGAGCCCGTCTCCTCCTCCCGTCCGCGGACCCCGGCCTACCTGGCCCCCGGCCCGCACACGACCCGCGGGGAGCGGACCCCGGTCGCCCCGGCCGGCAGCCGCCGCCCGCCGCACTCGGACCGCGTCCTGCGCGGCACGGCCGGCTCCGGCTCGAACTCCGCGGCCCGCCCCTGA
- a CDS encoding I78 family peptidase inhibitor, which produces MAPIPTPPGEPQDSPDTYVGLDSEAAERRARDQGWSTVRSLPPGAVITMEYRVGRLNFEVRDGRVARAWKG; this is translated from the coding sequence ATGGCACCGATTCCGACGCCCCCAGGCGAACCCCAGGACAGCCCGGACACATACGTCGGCCTCGATTCGGAGGCGGCCGAACGGCGTGCGCGCGACCAGGGATGGTCGACGGTGCGGTCGCTGCCGCCAGGCGCCGTCATCACCATGGAGTACCGCGTGGGGCGGCTGAACTTCGAGGTGCGGGACGGCCGTGTGGCCCGCGCCTGGAAGGGCTGA
- the der gene encoding ribosome biogenesis GTPase Der, with protein MNDDIHSGGSGEEHDHGALGDAEYAEFMELAAEEGFDPEEVEGAIEAAGHGPLPVLAVVGRPNVGKSTLVNRIIGRREAVVEDKPGVTRDRVTYEAEWAGRRFKVVDTGGWEQDVLGIDASVAAQAEYAIEAADAVVFVVDAKVGATDTDEAVVRLLRKAGKPVVLCANKVDGPSGEADAAYLWSLGLGEPHPVSALHGRGTGDMLDKVLEALPEAPAQTFGTAVGGPRRIALIGRPNVGKSSLLNKVAGEERVVVNELAGTTRDPVDELIELGGVTWKFVDTAGIRKRVHLQQGADYYASLRTAAAVEKAEVAVILIDASESISVQDQRIVTMAVEAGRAIVLAFNKWDTLDEERRYYLEREIETELGQVAWAPRVNVSARTGRHMEKLVPAIETALAGWETRVPTGRLNAFLGELVAAHPHPIRGGKQPRILFGTQAGTKPPRFVLFATGFIEAGYRRFIERRLREEFGFEGTPIHLSVRVREKRGAKKK; from the coding sequence ATGAACGACGACATCCACTCCGGCGGCTCGGGCGAGGAGCACGACCACGGGGCGCTTGGCGACGCCGAGTACGCGGAGTTCATGGAGCTCGCCGCGGAAGAGGGCTTCGACCCCGAGGAGGTCGAGGGCGCCATCGAGGCGGCCGGGCACGGCCCGCTGCCCGTTCTCGCCGTCGTCGGCCGCCCCAATGTCGGCAAGTCGACTCTGGTCAACCGGATCATCGGCCGCCGCGAGGCGGTCGTCGAGGACAAGCCCGGCGTCACCCGCGACCGCGTGACCTACGAGGCCGAATGGGCGGGCCGCCGCTTCAAGGTCGTCGACACCGGCGGCTGGGAGCAGGACGTCCTCGGCATCGACGCCTCCGTGGCGGCCCAGGCCGAGTACGCCATCGAGGCCGCCGACGCGGTCGTCTTCGTCGTCGACGCCAAGGTCGGCGCCACCGACACCGACGAGGCCGTCGTACGGCTGCTGCGCAAGGCCGGCAAGCCGGTGGTGCTGTGCGCCAACAAGGTGGACGGCCCGAGCGGCGAGGCCGACGCGGCGTACCTGTGGTCGCTGGGGCTCGGCGAGCCGCACCCGGTCTCCGCGCTGCACGGCCGCGGCACCGGCGACATGCTGGACAAGGTCCTGGAGGCGCTGCCCGAGGCCCCGGCGCAGACCTTCGGCACCGCCGTCGGCGGCCCGCGCCGTATCGCCCTGATCGGCCGCCCCAACGTCGGCAAGTCCTCCCTGCTGAACAAGGTGGCGGGCGAGGAGCGCGTCGTCGTCAACGAGCTCGCGGGCACCACCCGCGACCCGGTCGACGAGCTGATCGAGCTGGGCGGCGTGACCTGGAAGTTCGTCGACACCGCCGGTATCCGCAAGCGCGTCCACCTCCAGCAGGGTGCCGACTACTACGCCTCGCTGCGCACCGCCGCGGCCGTGGAGAAGGCGGAGGTCGCCGTCATCCTGATCGACGCCTCCGAGTCGATCTCGGTGCAGGACCAGCGGATCGTCACCATGGCCGTCGAGGCGGGCCGCGCCATCGTCCTGGCGTTCAACAAGTGGGACACCCTCGACGAGGAGCGCCGCTACTACCTGGAGCGGGAGATCGAGACCGAGCTCGGCCAGGTGGCGTGGGCGCCGCGGGTCAACGTCTCGGCGCGCACCGGCCGCCACATGGAGAAGCTGGTCCCGGCGATCGAGACGGCCCTGGCGGGCTGGGAGACCCGGGTGCCGACGGGTCGCCTCAACGCGTTCCTCGGTGAGCTGGTCGCCGCCCACCCGCACCCGATCCGGGGCGGCAAGCAGCCGCGCATCCTCTTCGGCACCCAGGCCGGCACCAAGCCGCCGCGGTTCGTGCTCTTCGCCACCGGGTTCATCGAGGCCGGCTACCGGCGCTTCATCGAGCGCCGCCTGCGCGAGGAGTTCGGCTTCGAGGGCACGCCGATCCACCTCTCGGTGCGGGTGCGCGAGAAGCGCGGCGCGAAGAAGAAGTAA
- a CDS encoding lysophospholipid acyltransferase family protein, whose protein sequence is MYGLFRPRVLGAWRVPAAGPVIFAVNHSHNLDGPMVMGVAPRPTHFLIKKEAFVGPLDPFLTGIGQVKVDRATTDRTAITRALDVLSAGGVLGIFPEGTRGEGDFASLRAGLAYFALRSGAPIVPVAVLGSSGRRGRLIKGLPPLRTRIDVVFGEPFDAGDGSGRRTRKALDEATERIQKQLTEHLENARRLTGRRATLE, encoded by the coding sequence ATGTACGGCCTGTTCCGGCCGCGTGTGCTGGGCGCCTGGAGGGTGCCCGCGGCCGGTCCGGTGATCTTCGCCGTCAACCACAGCCACAACCTCGACGGCCCGATGGTCATGGGCGTGGCGCCCCGGCCGACGCACTTCCTGATCAAGAAGGAGGCGTTCGTCGGCCCGCTGGACCCCTTCCTGACCGGCATCGGCCAGGTCAAGGTGGACCGCGCCACCACCGACCGCACGGCGATCACCCGGGCGCTGGACGTGCTCTCGGCCGGCGGGGTCCTCGGTATCTTCCCGGAGGGCACCCGGGGCGAGGGCGACTTCGCCTCGCTGCGCGCCGGACTGGCCTACTTCGCGCTGCGCAGCGGCGCCCCGATCGTGCCGGTGGCGGTGCTGGGAAGTTCCGGGCGGCGCGGACGGTTGATAAAGGGGCTGCCTCCCCTGCGCACCAGGATCGACGTCGTCTTCGGCGAGCCCTTCGACGCGGGCGACGGCAGCGGGCGGCGGACCCGCAAGGCGCTGGACGAGGCCACCGAACGCATCCAGAAGCAGCTCACCGAGCACCTGGAAAACGCCAGGCGCCTGACCGGGCGCCGGGCGACACTCGAGTAG
- the cmk gene encoding (d)CMP kinase has product MENGAARTAQPVIVAIDGPSGTGKSSTSKAVAAQLGLSYLDTGAQYRAITWWMVTNGIDTDDPHAIAAAAGKPEILSGTDPTDPTITVDGVDVSGPIRTQEVTSKVSAVSAVPEVRSRITELQRAIASSAVTGIVVEGRDIGTTVLPDADLKIFLTASPEARAARRSGELKGADVHATREALIKRDAADSSRKTSPLAKADDAVEVDTTDLTLPQVIECVVTLVEEKRAGK; this is encoded by the coding sequence GTGGAAAACGGCGCCGCCCGGACCGCCCAGCCCGTGATTGTCGCCATCGACGGCCCCTCCGGCACGGGCAAGTCGAGCACGTCGAAGGCCGTGGCCGCGCAGCTCGGCCTGAGCTACCTGGACACCGGTGCCCAGTACCGGGCGATCACGTGGTGGATGGTGACCAACGGCATCGACACCGACGACCCGCACGCCATCGCCGCCGCGGCCGGAAAGCCCGAGATCCTCTCCGGCACCGACCCGACGGACCCGACCATCACGGTCGACGGCGTGGACGTCTCCGGCCCGATCCGCACCCAGGAGGTCACCTCCAAGGTCAGCGCGGTCAGCGCGGTGCCGGAGGTGCGGTCCCGGATCACCGAGCTCCAGCGGGCGATCGCCTCCTCCGCGGTGACCGGCATCGTCGTCGAGGGCCGCGACATCGGCACCACCGTGCTGCCCGACGCCGACCTGAAGATCTTCCTCACCGCCTCCCCGGAGGCGCGCGCCGCCCGCCGCAGCGGCGAGCTCAAGGGCGCCGACGTCCACGCCACCCGGGAGGCGCTGATCAAGCGGGACGCGGCCGACTCCAGCCGCAAGACCTCGCCGCTCGCCAAGGCGGACGACGCCGTCGAGGTGGACACCACCGACCTCACCCTGCCGCAGGTCATCGAGTGCGTCGTCACGCTCGTCGAGGAGAAGCGGGCCGGGAAGTGA
- a CDS encoding prephenate dehydrogenase, with protein MRTALVIGTGLIGTSAALALTRRGVVVHLADHDPEQARTAAALGAGTDEAPGGPVDLAIVAAPPAHVADVLADAVRREAARGYVDVASVKGGPRRELEARGLDLTRYIGTHPMSGREKSGPLAATADLFEGRPWVLTPTRETDTEVLNLALELVSHCRAVPVVMDADAHDRAVALVSHMPHLVSSLVAARLEHAEEAAVRLCGQGIRDVTRIAASDPRMWIDILSANPGPVADLLTDVAADLEGTVRALRALQSSDADKRREGTAEIEAVLRRGNAGQVRVPGKHGSAPRSYETVAVLIDDQPGQLARIFADAGQAGVNIEDVRIEHATGQQAGLVQLMVEPKAAPALAATLRERGWALRQ; from the coding sequence GTGAGAACCGCACTCGTCATCGGAACCGGCCTCATCGGCACCTCCGCCGCCCTCGCCCTGACCCGGCGCGGTGTCGTCGTCCACCTCGCCGACCACGACCCGGAGCAGGCCCGTACGGCGGCGGCGCTCGGCGCCGGCACCGACGAGGCGCCGGGCGGGCCGGTCGACCTCGCCATCGTGGCCGCGCCGCCGGCCCATGTGGCCGACGTGCTCGCCGACGCCGTACGGCGCGAGGCGGCGCGCGGCTACGTCGACGTGGCCAGCGTCAAGGGCGGCCCGCGCCGCGAGCTGGAGGCCCGGGGCCTGGACCTCACCCGCTACATCGGCACCCACCCCATGTCGGGCCGCGAGAAGTCCGGCCCGCTCGCCGCCACCGCCGACCTCTTCGAAGGCCGCCCCTGGGTGCTCACCCCCACCCGGGAGACCGACACCGAGGTGCTCAACCTCGCCCTGGAACTGGTCTCGCACTGCCGGGCGGTGCCCGTGGTGATGGACGCGGACGCCCACGACCGCGCCGTCGCCCTCGTCTCCCACATGCCCCACCTCGTCTCCAGCCTGGTCGCGGCCCGCTTGGAGCACGCCGAGGAGGCGGCCGTACGGCTGTGCGGGCAGGGCATCCGCGACGTGACCCGGATCGCCGCCTCCGACCCCCGGATGTGGATCGACATCCTCTCCGCCAACCCGGGGCCGGTCGCCGACCTGCTCACCGACGTCGCCGCCGATCTGGAGGGGACGGTGCGGGCCCTGCGGGCCCTGCAGTCCTCCGACGCGGACAAGCGCCGGGAGGGCACCGCCGAGATCGAGGCCGTGCTGCGCCGGGGCAACGCCGGCCAGGTCCGCGTCCCCGGCAAGCACGGCAGCGCCCCGCGGAGCTACGAGACCGTGGCCGTCCTCATCGACGACCAGCCCGGGCAGCTCGCCCGCATCTTCGCGGACGCGGGACAGGCCGGGGTCAACATCGAGGACGTACGCATCGAGCACGCCACCGGGCAGCAGGCCGGCCTGGTGCAGCTGATGGTGGAGCCGAAGGCGGCCCCCGCCCTGGCCGCGACCCTGCGGGAGCGGGGCTGGGCGCTGCGGCAGTGA
- the aroH gene encoding chorismate mutase, protein MAVRAVRGAVQLDRDEAGHMDERVAALLTAVLERNGLTADDLISIWFTATPDLHSDFPAAAARKLGITDVPLICAQELDIEGAMPRVVRILAHIESDKPRSEIAHVYLGAAAALRKDIAQ, encoded by the coding sequence GTGGCGGTACGAGCGGTCCGGGGCGCCGTCCAACTGGACAGGGACGAGGCCGGTCACATGGACGAGCGGGTCGCGGCGCTGCTCACCGCCGTGCTGGAGCGCAACGGCCTGACCGCCGACGACCTGATCAGCATCTGGTTCACGGCCACGCCCGACCTCCACAGCGACTTCCCGGCGGCCGCGGCCCGCAAGCTCGGCATCACCGACGTGCCGCTGATCTGCGCCCAGGAACTGGACATCGAGGGCGCCATGCCCCGCGTCGTCCGCATCCTCGCGCACATCGAGTCGGACAAGCCCCGCTCCGAGATCGCCCACGTCTACCTGGGCGCCGCGGCGGCCCTGCGCAAGGACATCGCCCAGTGA
- a CDS encoding Rieske (2Fe-2S) protein, which produces MTHPPARRTVLLATGAAALLAGCGDSGGSSGEASAGASPGRELAKTSDVPVGGGVVLRDEQVVVTQPEEGEFRAFSAICTHQRCPVAGVEAGTIDCTCHGSRFRITDGSVASPPATRALPERKITVEGNSIRLA; this is translated from the coding sequence ATGACCCACCCCCCGGCGCGGCGCACGGTCCTTCTGGCGACGGGAGCCGCGGCGCTCCTGGCGGGATGCGGTGACTCCGGCGGCTCCTCCGGCGAGGCATCCGCCGGGGCCTCGCCGGGGCGGGAACTGGCGAAGACGTCCGACGTCCCGGTGGGCGGGGGCGTGGTCCTCAGGGACGAGCAGGTCGTGGTGACCCAGCCCGAGGAGGGGGAGTTCAGGGCCTTCTCGGCGATCTGCACCCACCAGCGCTGCCCGGTGGCAGGCGTGGAGGCCGGCACCATCGACTGCACGTGCCACGGCAGCAGGTTCCGGATCACGGACGGTTCGGTGGCGAGCCCGCCGGCCACCCGGGCCCTGCCCGAGCGGAAGATCACGGTGGAGGGAAACTCGATTCGCCTGGCGTGA